A DNA window from Candidatus Wallbacteria bacterium contains the following coding sequences:
- a CDS encoding agmatine deiminase family protein, which translates to MSKILLLSLILFTVSSFSGTISHLDFLKQAGLNGSIRIDKSYRVPSGNFHTTGEFDTAEGLIVCWDIEQEDLQMEMVKFIAEDTLVYVCFKETVEIEKKLKASGVNMKNIKLIPQSFLIWVRDFGPFWIVNEDGRRDKVVLLNYYGEDVKKLAGYFQATEHSCPMEEAGGNMMFDGRGTAFCSIHMQQETAGQSEEKIREIYRDYFGAEQVIFLKPLRKEGTGHVDLYCKLLDSNTLLLGEYRNKSDGVEGNKELLDENFQTLKKIKDLAGKPYRVERIVMPKYKEIPQVTGSVITNSYLNSLIINKKVLVPVYGLETDQEALETYRKLMPGYTVKGFDCRKIIELYGAVHCITMGVYSSQKAILKALNEMSVPAGLN; encoded by the coding sequence TTGAGTAAAATTTTACTGTTGTCATTAATTCTCTTCACAGTCAGTTCTTTTTCAGGAACAATCAGCCATCTTGATTTTTTAAAACAGGCCGGGTTGAACGGATCAATCAGAATTGACAAATCATACAGGGTTCCATCTGGAAACTTCCATACAACCGGTGAATTCGATACAGCTGAAGGCCTGATCGTCTGCTGGGACATTGAGCAGGAAGATCTTCAGATGGAGATGGTGAAGTTTATTGCAGAGGACACTCTGGTCTATGTCTGCTTCAAGGAAACAGTTGAAATCGAAAAGAAACTAAAGGCCAGCGGCGTAAACATGAAAAACATCAAGCTGATTCCACAGTCTTTTCTTATCTGGGTCAGGGATTTCGGACCGTTCTGGATCGTGAACGAGGACGGACGCAGAGACAAAGTTGTTCTCTTGAATTATTACGGAGAGGACGTGAAAAAACTGGCCGGGTATTTCCAGGCAACTGAGCACTCCTGCCCTATGGAAGAAGCTGGAGGAAACATGATGTTCGACGGCAGGGGAACGGCTTTCTGCTCCATTCACATGCAACAGGAAACCGCCGGGCAGAGCGAAGAGAAAATCAGGGAGATTTACCGCGATTACTTCGGTGCCGAACAGGTGATTTTTCTCAAACCTCTGAGAAAAGAAGGCACAGGGCATGTGGACCTGTACTGCAAACTGCTTGACAGCAACACGCTCCTGCTCGGGGAATACAGAAACAAGAGCGATGGGGTCGAGGGGAACAAGGAACTGCTGGATGAGAATTTCCAGACTCTGAAAAAGATAAAAGATCTTGCCGGCAAGCCCTACAGAGTGGAACGGATAGTCATGCCGAAATACAAGGAAATCCCGCAGGTGACTGGATCGGTTATCACAAACAGCTATCTCAATTCCCTGATCATTAACAAAAAAGTGCTGGTACCGGTGTACGGATTGGAAACCGACCAGGAAGCCCTGGAAACTTATCGGAAATTGATGCCCGGCTATACTGTAAAAGGATTCGACTGCAGGAAAATCATTGAATTGTACGGCGCAGTCCATTGCATCACCATGGGAGTGTACTCTTCCCAGAAAGCAATCCTGAAAGCTTTGAACGAAATGTCTGTGCCTGCCGGCTTAAACTGA